The genomic interval ATATAAACAATATCAGTGATGAACCAGCAAAGTTCTGTCTACATACTATCCGTGTCTGgacatgcatgtttgtgtttgtatcgTATGATGGTTTTAGGGTTGAGCTTCCCAGAGTGATTCTTTCATAGAGAATTTTCTGGAAGCTCACTAACCTCCTAACAGATCCATATTGGCGGCACCAGGGGAGGTGGCAGCTGCTGTGCTAGTGGGAGGAGCTAGAGAGACCCCGGGTTCTGCCGCTGCAGGAGTGGGTGTCGCTgctgcagaggagggggcgggctCTGCTGTGAGGGTGGGTTCAGATAGCAAGGAGTCGCCCATTTCTGCGAGTACCAGCGGGGGCGTTCAAAAATCCCCCAAAGAAAGTCACCAAAATGAATCCCAAATAAATcaacgaaaaaaaacaaaaaatggtcGGGTCACCATTCAGATAGAGAGAAATCAAGCCaaaacaaaggtcaaaggtcaaatcaaACCCAGTTAAGATCATTTAGAAAAAGCAAATTTTAACCAAATTAATAATCATCCAACACCATCCAATAATAATTAACAaatgggaaaaaagaaaaaaaaaaagaaaaaagaatcaacCAACAAAAATAGCCCCCGTTGAAAACCAAGAACAGACAATGAGGTAtgtggagggaggagaaggagggcagagagaaacaaagacactaCTCAGCCTACAGAGAATAACTTCAAGAGACAAACAGGGAGGTAGCCATGTCACATGACTAGTACATTTAAGTCTAGCTGTTAAGGTCAGTCTGGATTAGAACATTCGTGTTTTGAGGTGGCCTcaattacagattacagaaaCTGAAATCAGTAAGTTCATTTAAGGCTAGTCTGGTCTATACTGGAAGTTGCAGAATGAAGTGAAGATGAGAGTGACACTCACCCGATCCAAGAAGGTCTGTGGAAGCAGAAAACGAGAGGACAGGGAGGACACATATTTTATTCAACTTGTGTTGATTAGTTAAATGCAAATGGAGCTGCTTTGACATGAAAGAGGGAGACTTACCGCCCCAAGATGTGGGGGCAGCTGATGGTGCTGAGGGGCCCGAGGAGGACAGAGGATCCAGATCCAACAGGGAGCTGGAGAATTAGGCAGAAAGATATTAGGCTTGACATTGTGTATCGTAGCACGATGACAGCGCACAAAGAGGGGCACATGAAAAATGTCCCTCACTCTTCGACTGGCTCAGGAGCAGAAGAGGGGGCGGCGGCAGCACCAGCACTCTCCCCAGGAGGAGGCTGCAGTGCAGGGACAGCGTTTGAAGATTTGGCTGGAGTCGATGTTGGAGATACGTTGTTTGTCGGAGATCCCTGTAAGAGAGACAGCGAAGCCCCGAGTCAGTGGTTCATCAGACTGGAAAACCCTGAGGAAAAATCACGTCAAAATGTGTTTCTTACCTTTGTTGGTGACCTGAAAGAttggagggaggagaagaacaGGATGTGTTTGATTGTCTTTGATGGATCTGTTTGCTAAAAGTCTAAAGAAATCCAGCTGATATGAAACACAGATGTGATCATATGAAAGGTTCAATTCCAAAGTCGTATATTTCCATATCCAAAGAGTACACCATCATCAGAAGAAGTCATTGTTAAAATACTGAGGTCATTTTTACCTGAATCCGACTTTGGGACAAAACACTTCATATGCCAGTTCACATGGCATGTCAGGGTGTGACAGTACACATGTGGTGACTTCAGTCTCTTACAGCATTCAAACATGTGATCACACCAATGCACGCGTCTCCACATGTGAACCTGGAGCTTCAGTCACAGCGGTGcgtcataaaaacaacaccttTTACATGCAAATCAATGAGATGGCGCTCAATACATCTGCACACTTTGCTAAGTAAActaaaaaaccaaacacacacacaatgtatatGCTCACCCTTCACTGGTGATTCCAAAATGAACATAAAGGGGGAATAAAAGAGAGGAAGTGTTAACGGAAATGATAGAAATAGCACCTGTCCAGGCCTcttttcaacatttcttatGTAAAACGATGATTTCCCTCAGTGTTGGCCTAGTTTATCTCTGCTGTTATCTGGGTATAATGCTGAGAGcaactgaaatgaaaacaaactttattcAGCACTCTCTTACCCCTTCTTTCCTCCCTTTGTATCCTCCAGACCGTTCATGTGTGTTTCCAGAGACTCCAAAATACTGCTGGGAGCCTGcaacaaaaatcaaaaaccGTATTTAATAAATTGCCCCTTTTTCCCACAAGTCTCCTGAGGCGCCTTCTGAGAGCACTCGCACATTTCCACTCGCAGAAGAAAAGAGATGAAAGATCGTAAGATCGCACTGCAATAcccacatgcatgtgcacagagagatttttgtgtttcatgtttttgtcgAATAAAATCAGGAAACAACACGCTGCCACTGCATttcgcaaacacacacacgctctcagCCAGGGCACCCCAAAGTGTGTGGTTACCAGTTCTTCCTGAGGTTTAAAAGCACAGTCTTCATCATCTGAGTCTGCTAGATCCACCACTACACCCGGGTGGAGACACTAGATTGAGGAGATGGTGGTAGTTGAGACGTGGCTGcttcagtgtgttgtgtgtgtgtgtgtgtgtgtgaggtgttcATTGACAACAAATGCCATGATATGATGTGCGTTTACTCACGTAGTTGATATCAggaatgtcatttttgtcaactCCAACCGTCTGTTGAGTGTAAAAAGAGTTACAACTCAGGATTACCATactgttttgggtttttttattcCACACACATATCATGATGGATGTAATAATGAAGACGCTATTACCTCGGCCAGCTTCATGAATTCCCCAATCTTTGTCACCCGAGTCAGAAACCTCTTGTAGATCTCCAACGCCTCTTTACAGTCACTCTTCTTCATCTTGAAGTATTTCTCTATGTAAGGAACACAATagactgaaaatgttttaacaaGAAATGGTCAACAAATTGAGTTGGTATCTACTTTTTAATATCTAGGGACTGACATGCTTTTCTTTATGTGTGAAACAACCTCTTTGGCTGTTACTGACGATGGAGATGTGTTGGACGTCTCAGTCACtggtatgtgtttgtttacaaaacCATTGTGGATATCACCTCACTTTCTATTTGTCTTGTCTTTTAACAAGGAAACATGGAAGTCACGATCTCCGATCTATGGGTGCACTGTAATTTCTCCTCCCCAAAGTACGAACTGAACTGGGCAAGAAAgcaagatggatggataccggaaagcagagaaatagagctttgcgcccatatgcTTGTCATTACGCTAGAACTCAGGACTTCTGCAGAAcgactgtccaatcacagacaagattcaccagcgcgtcataCGTTTGTGACGTcggcttctcagtaccgtaattcctgaacagttgaataactgccagacatCAAAAGTAAAAGGAgtattttttgacaattctacagccataaaatcctaaataaatccaggcagcctgaatATCATGGTAGTCAAAAGGGTTAAATAaagggttttttaaaaaaaaaatgtctactGACCTAATAAATTGATGACGCCATCATTGTAGGACGCAAACAGTTTGACCAGGTCCTTGAAGAGAAGCAAGAATGCAGCGTTGATGATCCCATTGTTCAGCTCCTTGGGATGAACctgagaggaaaaaggaaaaagagcaaTGCTTTCAGACCCCTAAAAAAAACCCCGGTCTTGTAATGCCGgtgagtaaaaaataaaagtaggaACTAGAAATAGAAAATCAGACCCACATCAAACTCCAGGAGTGTGTCAATCTGAGTCTGCAGAACAGGCATGCCTTTCAACAGCTTCTCAGTGGTCATGGTCCTCATCACGCCCTCAGCACTGAGGCAACACGACAGAGAAAAAATGACTAGATATTCCACACAGACAAGAACAGCCATGGGGTACAACGcacaataaatgataaatgactgTGTCCCGGAACAGATGAAATGGTGAATGACAAGTTCTCGTTCAGACGTCAGTGAAGTCTTTGACCGCAGACAGGTTCACATACCCCTTCTTGACTCTGGTGAAGTCAAAAGCCATCTGGCGGTAGGCGAACGCTTTCTCATTCAAGTATCGTCCGTACCGTCTGATGAACGTGGACATGTCATAGCCTAAATGGAGAAGAAAATGTATCAGAGAGACAGATTGAGCTCATTCCTTATTCGTTTAGGTTTTAATTGAAAACATGTCTCTATACTAGTGTGCATGTTGTCCCTgtatgtgcgtgggtttcctcccacggtccaaaaacatgcaatatgggtattaggcaaattggacactcgaaAATGACCGgagctgtgagtgtgagagtggatggttgtttgtctctatatgtggccctgtgacgtGTACCCCaccggtagaagatggatggatggatgtctaTGAGAGTGTGCACAGTGTGTGCGCAGTtccgcgcatgtgtgtgtgtctctccagtAATTTGTGTCATTCCCGTTATATTCCAGATGGCTCTTTTTGTGCGTAtctcttcctgtttctgtgtgcGTTGCCAGCTAATGAGAAAGCTGAGCCACTGTGCCATTAATCTCATCTGGAGAACAGATGATCTATGCACATATTATTTGTACACaagcacagagagagggagagagagagagagagagagagacgaatAAACACACCAAATGACCAGACGCACAGTGGACGTTCTTACCGTGAGAGCCAGTTTTGTCGATAAAATTGCTGAGGTTGAACAAGGAGGTCCTAGAAGCCAAATACTGAATGAAcctctgagggaaaaaaagggacagaaaacacagtcaAGTCTTGTACGTATTAAAAACAGTGGAGGGAAGACATTAAGCTGAGCACTACAACACAACACGATGCTTGTTAAAAGGTTGTTTTGCTCCTTACATCATATAATAGTTTACAGCATCAATCTGACGCTGGACATTGCGGTGAAAGAGCATATGTGACAGCATCGCATCAACCTTTACCACAGCACTCAGAGGACTAATTCCAGCCCTGACCTCAGTTTACTGCTAACCCAATTCATTATACAAATGAACTCCATAATCAACTGTCTAATATAGCTGGATTCAAATGGAATAGTTCGACTTTAACCGCGTTTGACGTATTCGCCCTTTCTCCCACTTGCTGACCTCATTGCCGTGGACACACATGTGATGACTGGTGACGAGGGCCTTGAAGACGACCACCCAGCTGGCGTTGGTGGATCGCTCGAATAGTGTGTCAGCCATCTGAGGAATGTTCACGTTGGTGGTATTGGTGGCCGACACCAGGTCTGCAAAGTGCACAGTCACAAAGACAGATTAGCGGTGTATTGGTTAGGGACGTGTCAAACAGACAGTAATGGTTAGTTTATCCTCAGACCAGAATTTCCGAAGCTGTGATTAAACTTTGATGAAGTGTGAGAGCTAAATGCTCTGCTCTGGACGCCCATTAGGATATCAAGCCATGTGAAAGCTGCAGACACAAAATTAGAaagagcactcagagagcacaaacctctgccaaggccactcagtttcccacaaCGTCAATACAGTCAAAAGCATCGTTCCCATCAATATCCAGAATCCAGATCCtcaccaaaatctaatcatttcttcttAGGGCCATAGCCGTCACCCGAAGAAAATCTCTTTCAAATATGTTCCTAACTTTCAGAGTTCTGCTTCTctcaaacatacaaacaaacaaaagctgccaaaaacataacctccgtGGCATTGATAATGATTtttggtgcacacacacacatatgctagCACACGCTGACAGTGCACAGAGAATAGTGCTCTGTCATCATCTTCCTGGTTGCCAGCGCAGACAGAGTCACAGTTTTCCAAAAAATGACACCGTCAGACACAAGCTGTACAGGTACACTGTCGATGTAACGgacagttttttctttattttatttagccaggaaggtccgtttgagatacaagatctcttcttccagggagtcctggtcgAGATAGCAAACAGTAACAGAGACAAAAACTATTTCAGATTTAAAACTCATAACAGAAGATAAACGCTAAAAGGAAGTAGTTAAGGAGagtaaaaagaaagacataataaaataaaataaatagtaaagTGCAGTAGTATACAGGCCATACCGGCAAGATCCTTAATCTGAACCCCTCAAAACGGCTCtgtgaaacaacaacatgtttcttttaTCACGGGCCATAAAACACCTTTGAAGGTGTAGAATAATGTTTTGCCGCTCATTCCATTGCCAGAAGAAAGCAGTTCCGAGTCCATTCTAGTAACATTTAGGAAAGTTGTGATGTACATTGCGTACATTTAATCGAGGAATTGCCCAGAGATTTAAGTTTCCTTTGTGTTCCTGAAGCTgcatcactgatgatgatgatgcttaACAAGGACACGTCTGAGTGTATTCAGGGAGAAATGCAGCAATTATTGGCAGACACCTCCAATAATGGAATATGAAGAAGGCCATCATATTGAAAAGGCCTTGTCTTGTCTCGGGCAGGTAGATACTGATCTGTAATCAGCTTCATAATACACCAAGGGGTggcaggaagaaagaaagaaagagagagagagagagagacagacagagagagagaaagaacagacACTGCTGCTCAGAACCAGTTATGTTGACATGAATGTGTAAGAAATGAGGGGGAGATGACAGTTTTAACCTGTGAGAGTGTTCAAGGTCATAAAATGGCAGCCAGCTGGGAGGGTTAGGGTggtttggggggtggggggttgtaAACAGATTATTACTAATCACTAGTTGTAGTCTGTATGTGGTGGGCAGCTCAATGCCCAGGCtgcctgcagcacacacacacacacacacacactacataaTTATCATCCTGTTCTTTCACCACCTGTGTCACAGCAACATTACTGTATGCATTCTGCATTCATACAACCAGTATTTCTTTGAATAAAATGAATCTGATGCATTGTGAGTAAAATCAAATGAAACAACTGAATGCATGGCAACATGTTTTTAACAGTTtggatgttatttatttatttaatgaagtgATCTCTTTACAATCttgacctattttttttttccgcagCTGAACCATACGCAAAGATTGACCGTGATAATAATAGGCCCACAGCTGCGACCCTGTTGACGCCTGTTGCTTATTGTGATTGAGGACAAATGCACGATGACTGCACTGACATCGACCATTTGTTTGACTGGCTCCTCTTATTGTTGCTGTCATGTTACACCTACGCCACCCCTATAATGCTAATAATGTAGCTGTGATAATAGTGCATATGTGATGCATATGCGTATGTGTCTAATGAGGATTGGCTGTGCTAAATAAAGACTCTTATCGTAATCCATGACCCACAGCAGAGGCCTAAGAATGTACTATGAGGTCTTGTTGTGTATATTTTTGTGTAACTTTAGCTGCAGCCGTTAATTCATCCAATGTACTTATCTCAAATATGAATTTAACAAACTGTAGACCCCCGATTTTTACCTGACCCTATGTGGACCACATTTTTGGCTTCAAATTTCAAACACAAGCCCTCCAATAGCTACTCTTTTCATTAGatacacacaactacacaaacTTGAATATGATATCCATTAAAGATAATGAGAAATCTCATGGGATCCATTTCCTGTGTACACTGTGGGCCTCATTTTACAAGAAAAAGGCACCAAAGCCGAGATAAAATGATATGGGAACATTCTTGTATAACATGTTTATGATTTTCCCTGTACAGGCAAACAGTAATGGTATTCTGTCCTTATAGCCagctaaaaacactgtgtttttgtttggttaaatAACTATATTGATTGTCTCTGCACTCTAGAGATGACAGGGCTGTCCTCTTCCTTTTCAGAATCCCTCTCTTTTATTACACTGCAGTCGCCTGAAACTCTCAATCTGTTGACATGGCAACTGCAATGCActgccacaacacacacacacgcacaatcaCCCCATTTACCCCAAGGGTTAGAGACTGTGTGTCACTTTGATAAAGGGATAAATACAACAGGTTGTATCTAAGGTGTCTTATCATGAGGGTGCTCTTTCCTTGTGAATTCAGTGATTATTGTAGTTACATAGCCTACAGTTTATTAATTTGTTATTAAATCCAGTCCAATTTATATCAGCATGTACACAATTTATAATTGTGTCATGTTTTGCAATTCTTTTTTTGAGGATAGGAATTTCCTCATTGAAGGGAGGCACAGTGGCCTACATAGAGGGAGCTTGTTGAACTGCCCTAGAAATGGATACAGCATAgactaactaaactaaaaccTTAAGGAAGACATTGTCTTAATAGATTTTTCTACAACCTATCATTTTGGACTGGCTCAGAAATCACAAAAGAAGTCacacaagactttttttttttacatgtcagCACTGTCTGTGGTGACAAGTGATCTATTCTGGGTCATGACAGTTCTGCAGTTTCTCCACAACAGTGCAAATTTAGTTTGAAGACGTCCACAGACAGAGAACGGCACAAAAAGACGACGCAATGGTCGCAAGGCGCATTTTGGCATTAGCATTGTCACCTTTGGCTGCGTAAATAATGCAGGACCGTCTTTGGCtgattattaaattattcaGCAGGGGAGCGGATCACAAGATATAAGGTCCCAGCCCAAGACGCAGCACCAGACCTGCCCAGTGACCAAagccagacagacacagacaaatcAGGAGA from Solea solea chromosome 17, fSolSol10.1, whole genome shotgun sequence carries:
- the LOC131443581 gene encoding clathrin coat assembly protein AP180-like isoform X11 — its product is MSGQTLTDRIAAAQYQLTGSDMARAVCKATTHEVMPPKKKHLDYLVSATNTTNVNIPQMADTLFERSTNASWVVVFKALVTSHHMCVHGNERFIQYLASRTSLFNLSNFIDKTGSHGYDMSTFIRRYGRYLNEKAFAYRQMAFDFTRVKKGAEGVMRTMTTEKLLKGMPVLQTQIDTLLEFDVHPKELNNGIINAAFLLLFKDLVKLFASYNDGVINLLEKYFKMKKSDCKEALEIYKRFLTRVTKIGEFMKLAETVGVDKNDIPDINYAPSSILESLETHMNGLEDTKGGKKGSPTKGSPTNNVSPTSTPAKSSNAVPALQPPPGESAGAAAAPSSAPEPVEDSLLDLDPLSSSGPSAPSAAPTSWGDLLGSEMGDSLLSEPTLTAEPAPSSAAATPTPAAAEPGVSLAPPTSTAAATSPGAANMDLLGDAFATPAPAAEASAAAAAAAPEGGAAATSAPAANAGADLFDSMPDTSFTKAEPAPSVDLFTAESTGGDASAAAAAAPAAPGAELMSVFDVLGDVMKPTVTPQAGDVDTSMANMASNLTMGTAAAPQVAPPSWGAPMAGAPMMPMVRPGFPATGAAAPGAPMSPGAAQSPRKPPPPRNALDDLNIKDFM
- the LOC131443581 gene encoding clathrin coat assembly protein AP180-like isoform X15, with product MSGQTLTDRIAAAQYQLTGSDMARAVCKATTHEVMPPKKKHLDYLVSATNTTNVNIPQMADTLFERSTNASWVVVFKALVTSHHMCVHGNERFIQYLASRTSLFNLSNFIDKTGSHGYDMSTFIRRYGRYLNEKAFAYRQMAFDFTRVKKGAEGVMRTMTTEKLLKGMPVLQTQIDTLLEFDVHPKELNNGIINAAFLLLFKDLVKLFASYNDGVINLLEKYFKMKKSDCKEALEIYKRFLTRVTKIGEFMKLAETVGVDKNDIPDINYAPSSILESLETHMNGLEDTKGGKKGSPTKGSPTNNVSPTSTPAKSSNAVPALQPPPGESAGAAAAPSSAPEPVEDSLLDLDPLSSSGPSAPSAAPTSWGDLLGSEMGDSLLSEPTLTAEPAPSSAAATPTPAAAEPGVSLAPPTSTAAATSPGAANMDLLGDAFATPAPAAEASAAAAAAAPEGGAAATSAPAANAGADPFASSEGNVNAASSGVDLFGMITVESNNAGSSLDACFSSVVPQSSPSPSPSPLFTSSFSTITTTATISPPIAPSTTDPTTDLLSADVFISPAPPSSTDTGAIMNLFGV
- the LOC131443581 gene encoding clathrin coat assembly protein AP180-like isoform X6 produces the protein MSGQTLTDRIAAAQYQLTGSDMARAVCKATTHEVMPPKKKHLDYLVSATNTTNVNIPQMADTLFERSTNASWVVVFKALVTSHHMCVHGNERFIQYLASRTSLFNLSNFIDKTGSHGYDMSTFIRRYGRYLNEKAFAYRQMAFDFTRVKKGAEGVMRTMTTEKLLKGMPVLQTQIDTLLEFDVHPKELNNGIINAAFLLLFKDLVKLFASYNDGVINLLEKYFKMKKSDCKEALEIYKRFLTRVTKIGEFMKLAETVGVDKNDIPDINYAPSSILESLETHMNGLEDTKGGKKGSPTKGSPTNNVSPTSTPAKSSNAVPALQPPPGESAGAAAAPSSAPEPVEDSLLDLDPLSSSGPSAPSAAPTSWGDLLGSEMGDSLLSEPTLTAEPAPSSAAATPTPAAAEPGVSLAPPTSTAAATSPGAANMDLLGDAFATPAPAAEASAAAAAAAPEGGAAATSAPAANAGADPFASSEGNVNAASSGVDLFGMITVESNNAGSSLDACFSSVVPQSSPSPSPSPLFTSSFSTITTTATISPPIAPSTTDPTTDLLSDLFDSMPDTSFTKAEPAPSVDLFTAESTGGDASAAAAAAPAAPGAELMSGDVMKPTVTPQAGDVDTSMANMASNLTMGTAAAPQVAPPSWGAPMAGAPMMPMVRPGFPATGAAAPGAPMSPGAAQSPRKPPPPRNALDDLNIKDFM
- the LOC131443581 gene encoding clathrin coat assembly protein AP180-like isoform X1, with translation MSGQTLTDRIAAAQYQLTGSDMARAVCKATTHEVMPPKKKHLDYLVSATNTTNVNIPQMADTLFERSTNASWVVVFKALVTSHHMCVHGNERFIQYLASRTSLFNLSNFIDKTGSHGYDMSTFIRRYGRYLNEKAFAYRQMAFDFTRVKKGAEGVMRTMTTEKLLKGMPVLQTQIDTLLEFDVHPKELNNGIINAAFLLLFKDLVKLFASYNDGVINLLEKYFKMKKSDCKEALEIYKRFLTRVTKIGEFMKLAETVGVDKNDIPDINYAPSSILESLETHMNGLEDTKGGKKGSPTKGSPTNNVSPTSTPAKSSNAVPALQPPPGESAGAAAAPSSAPEPVEDSLLDLDPLSSSGPSAPSAAPTSWGDLLGSEMGDSLLSEPTLTAEPAPSSAAATPTPAAAEPGVSLAPPTSTAAATSPGAANMDLLGDAFATPAPAAEASAAAAAAAPEGGAAATSAPAANAGADPFASSEGNVNAASSGVDLFGMITVESNNAGSSLDACFSSVVPQSSPSPSPSPLFTSSFSTITTTATISPPIAPSTTDPTTDLLSDLFDSMPDTSFTKAEPAPSVDLFTAADVFISPAPPSSTDTGAIMNLFGESTGGDASAAAAAAPAAPGAELMSVFDVLGDVMKPTVTPQAGDVDTSMANMASNLTMGTAAAPQVAPPSWGAPMAGAPMMPMVRPGFPATGAAAPGAPMSPGAAQSPRKPPPPRNALDDLNIKDFM
- the LOC131443581 gene encoding clathrin coat assembly protein AP180-like isoform X16, producing MSGQTLTDRIAAAQYQLTGSDMARAVCKATTHEVMPPKKKHLDYLVSATNTTNVNIPQMADTLFERSTNASWVVVFKALVTSHHMCVHGNERFIQYLASRTSLFNLSNFIDKTGSHGYDMSTFIRRYGRYLNEKAFAYRQMAFDFTRVKKGAEGVMRTMTTEKLLKGMPVLQTQIDTLLEFDVHPKELNNGIINAAFLLLFKDLVKLFASYNDGVINLLEKYFKMKKSDCKEALEIYKRFLTRVTKIGEFMKLAETVGVDKNDIPDINYAPSSILESLETHMNGLEDTKGGKKGSPTKGSPTNNVSPTSTPAKSSNAVPALQPPPGESAGAAAAPSSAPEPVEDSLLDLDPLSSSGPSAPSAAPTSWGDLLGSEMGDSLLSEPTLTAEPAPSSAAATPTPAAAEPGVSLAPPTSTAAATSPGAANMDLLGDAFATPAPAAEASAAAAAAAPEGGAAATSAPAANAGADPFASSEGNVNAASSGVDLFGMITVESNNAGSSLDACFSSVVPQSSPSPSPSPLFTSSFSTITTTATISPPIAPSTTDPTTDLLSV
- the LOC131443581 gene encoding clathrin coat assembly protein AP180-like isoform X13, translated to MSGQTLTDRIAAAQYQLTGSDMARAVCKATTHEVMPPKKKHLDYLVSATNTTNVNIPQMADTLFERSTNASWVVVFKALVTSHHMCVHGNERFIQYLASRTSLFNLSNFIDKTGSHGYDMSTFIRRYGRYLNEKAFAYRQMAFDFTRVKKGAEGVMRTMTTEKLLKGMPVLQTQIDTLLEFDVHPKELNNGIINAAFLLLFKDLVKLFASYNDGVINLLEKYFKMKKSDCKEALEIYKRFLTRVTKIGEFMKLAETVGVDKNDIPDINYAPSSILESLETHMNGLEDTKGGKKGSPTKGSPTNNVSPTSTPAKSSNAVPALQPPPGESAGAAAAPSSAPEPVEDSLLDLDPLSSSGPSAPSAAPTSWGDLLGSEMGDSLLSEPTLTAEPAPSSAAATPTPAAAEPGVSLAPPTSTAAATSPGAANMDLLGDAFATPAPAAEASAAAAAAAPEGGAAATSAPAANAGAESTGGDASAAAAAAPAAPGAELMSVFDVLGDVMKPTVTPQAGDVDTSMANMASNLTMGTAAAPQVAPPSWGAPMAGAPMMPMVRPGFPATGAAAPGAPMSPGAAQSPRKPPPPRNALDDLNIKDFM
- the LOC131443581 gene encoding clathrin coat assembly protein AP180-like isoform X12, with the protein product MSGQTLTDRIAAAQYQLTGSDMARAVCKATTHEVMPPKKKHLDYLVSATNTTNVNIPQMADTLFERSTNASWVVVFKALVTSHHMCVHGNERFIQYLASRTSLFNLSNFIDKTGSHGYDMSTFIRRYGRYLNEKAFAYRQMAFDFTRVKKGAEGVMRTMTTEKLLKGMPVLQTQIDTLLEFDVHPKELNNGIINAAFLLLFKDLVKLFASYNDGVINLLEKYFKMKKSDCKEALEIYKRFLTRVTKIGEFMKLAETVGVDKNDIPDINYAPSSILESLETHMNGLEDTKGGKKGSPTKGSPTNNVSPTSTPAKSSNAVPALQPPPGESAGAAAAPSSAPEPVEDSLLDLDPLSSSGPSAPSAAPTSWGDLLGSEMGDSLLSEPTLTAEPAPSSAAATPTPAAAEPGVSLAPPTSTAAATSPGAANMDLLGDAFATPAPAAEASAAAAAAAPEGGAAATSAPAANAGADPFASSEGNVNAASSGVDLFGMITVESNNAGSSLDACFSSVVPQSSPSPSPSPLFTSSFSTITTTATISPPIAPSTTDPTTDLLSDLFDSMPDTSFTKAEPAPSVDLFTAADVFISPAPPSSTDTGAIMNLFGV
- the LOC131443581 gene encoding clathrin coat assembly protein AP180-like isoform X8 — encoded protein: MSGQTLTDRIAAAQYQLTGSDMARAVCKATTHEVMPPKKKHLDYLVSATNTTNVNIPQMADTLFERSTNASWVVVFKALVTSHHMCVHGNERFIQYLASRTSLFNLSNFIDKTGSHGYDMSTFIRRYGRYLNEKAFAYRQMAFDFTRVKKGAEGVMRTMTTEKLLKGMPVLQTQIDTLLEFDVHPKELNNGIINAAFLLLFKDLVKLFASYNDGVINLLEKYFKMKKSDCKEALEIYKRFLTRVTKIGEFMKLAETVGVDKNDIPDINYAPSSILESLETHMNGLEDTKGGKKGSPTKGSPTNNVSPTSTPAKSSNAVPALQPPPGESAGAAAAPSSAPEPVEDSLLDLDPLSSSGPSAPSAAPTSWGDLLGSEMGDSLLSEPTLTAEPAPSSAAATPTPAAAEPGVSLAPPTSTAAATSPGAANMDLLGDAFATPAPAAEASAAAAAAAPEGGAAATSAPAANAGADPFASSEGNVNAASSGVDLFGMITVESNNAGSSLDACFSSVVPQSSPSPSPSPLFTSSFSTITTTATISPPIAPSTTDPTTDLLSESTGGDASAAAAAAPAAPGAELMSGDVMKPTVTPQAGDVDTSMANMASNLTMGTAAAPQVAPPSWGAPMAGAPMMPMVRPGFPATGAAAPGAPMSPGAAQSPRKPPPPRNALDDLNIKDFM
- the LOC131443581 gene encoding clathrin coat assembly protein AP180-like isoform X10 — encoded protein: MSGQTLTDRIAAAQYQLTGSDMARAVCKATTHEVMPPKKKHLDYLVSATNTTNVNIPQMADTLFERSTNASWVVVFKALVTSHHMCVHGNERFIQYLASRTSLFNLSNFIDKTGSHGYDMSTFIRRYGRYLNEKAFAYRQMAFDFTRVKKGAEGVMRTMTTEKLLKGMPVLQTQIDTLLEFDVHPKELNNGIINAAFLLLFKDLVKLFASYNDGVINLLEKYFKMKKSDCKEALEIYKRFLTRVTKIGEFMKLAETVGVDKNDIPDINYAPSSILESLETHMNGLEDTKGGKKGSPTKGSPTNNVSPTSTPAKSSNAVPALQPPPGESAGAAAAPSSAPEPVEDSLLDLDPLSSSGPSAPSAAPTSWGDLLGSEMGDSLLSEPTLTAEPAPSSAAATPTPAAAEPGVSLAPPTSTAAATSPGAANMDLLGDAFATPAPAAEASAAAAAAAPEGGAAATSAPAANAGADLFDSMPDTSFTKAEPAPSVDLFTAADVFISPAPPSSTDTGAIMNLFGESTGGDASAAAAAAPAAPGAELMSVFDVLGDVMKPTVTPQAGDVDTSMANMASNLTMGTAAAPQVAPPSWGAPMAGAPMMPMVRPGFPATGAAAPGAPMSPGAAQSPRKPPPPRNALDDLNIKDFM